Proteins encoded in a region of the Plasmodium falciparum 3D7 genome assembly, chromosome: 1 genome:
- a CDS encoding cyclase-associated protein, with translation MTSEGSIQLKDDQWDVINYKDGKIVKLSQVELNNAVNIYNCENTTFVIENNKFKSLQIEKCVKCNVVLNNLISSIEIINSKKVKIQVLGKSSSISIDKCTGVEFYLSKENVECEFTTALSSEMNIHIQGQDEEWTEITIPEQFQHHLENGKLTTRVSDLYKF, from the exons ATGACAAGTGAAGGaa gtATACAACTTAAAGATGATCAGTGGGATGTTATAAATTACAAAGATGGGAAGATCGTTAAATTATCACAAGTAGAATTAAATAATGctgtgaatatatataattgtgaGAATACAACTTTTgtaatagaaaataataaatttaaatcttTACAAATAGAGAAATGTGTAAAATGTAATGttgtattaaataatttaatatcttctattgaaataataaattctaAAAAAGTTAAAATACAAGTACTCGGAAAAAGCTCATCTATATCTATAGATAAATGTACAGGTGTagaattttatttatctaaAGAAAATGTAGAATGTGAATTTACAACTGCTTTATCATCTGAAATGAATATTCATATTCAAGGACAGGATGAAGAATGGACGGAAATAACCATACCTGAACAATTCCAGCATCACCTAGAAAATGGAAAGTTAACTACAAGAGTTTCTGatttgtataaattttaa
- a CDS encoding heptatricopeptide repeat and RAP domain-containing protein, putative — protein sequence MRILKNAVNKCNLFLQNTRRPVSNISSLKMLGEIYSKKNCLPVRINNNILKESILCRNVSTNIMEKKNDSLEEQMSNDDIIKFFEENKNMNIDKLYNLIKNLSRKRIEDRKKIVDNEKFINIIEEIENRISIMNTRYLCNFSLRLVSLSINNDDIKRILTKISEHVLKKMNVNPRDLVGICYSLSLCNNMNEYFFEHIKKETISNIDAYTPTLLTQLLESMRLSQNLDVELTNLIVEKMCEEIDRFTTKDVTLALKTLSMAGIPRGFLIRRLCNLVFDNISHFHHTSLINIIYNLTKLKFTTASHIDVIYKNVEENLENCNVTTLCELLYTFYMNEINEEHKINRIFENIKYEQFNTTKTAILIDFIHAATYYNKYIEKEKLFSLIDLLFKRAIPKSLTLIAKIREPIYFLSAHSNFKYDLNNISPSWLNAMNDFLRIDHEKLQALKTFHEVQNVLNTVAPNFKLNFVPLQIVESYSVDFIEHEKKIIIDLDTIVRHTSFQMKHQHFEQLGYKTAKVHFWKWRKCRSEKEQQNYLCDIIYSVTDQKQNLDEINQVDNEKKLTISEQSE from the coding sequence ATGAGAATTTTAAAGAACGCAGTAAATAAGTGTAATTTATTTTTGCAGAACACGAGGAGGCCTGTTAGTAATATTTCGAGCTTAAAAATGTTAGGGGAAATATACAGTAAAAAGAATTGTTTACCTGTAcgtattaataataacatattaaaagaatCCATTTTGTGTAGAAATGTATCTACAAATATTATGGAAAAGAAGAATGATAGTTTAGAAGAGCAGATGagtaatgatgatataataaaattttttgaaGAGAACAAGAATATGAATattgataaattatataatttaataaaaaatttgagTAGAAAAAGAATTGAAGACAGAAAGAAAATAGTAGATAATgagaaatttataaatattattgaaGAAATAGAAAATCGTATTAGTATTATGAATACAAGATATTTATGTAACTTTTCTTTACGTTTAGTTAGTTTATccataaataatgatgatataaaaaggaTACTTACAAAAATAAGTGAgcatgtattaaaaaaaatgaatgtgAATCCTCGTGATTTAGTTGGTATTTGTTATTCCTTAAgtttatgtaataatatgaatgaatatttttttgaacatattaaaaaagaaactaTTTCTAATATAGATGCATATACTCCAACTTTATTAACCCAATTATTAGAGAGTATGAGATTATCTCAAAATTTGGATGTTGAATTAACAAATTTAATTGTGGAAAAAATGTGTGAAGAAATTGATAGATTCACAACAAAAGATGTAACATTAGCTTTGAAAACTTTATCTATGGCTGGTATACCAAGAGGTTTTCTTATACGTCGTCTTTGTAATTTAgtttttgataatatatcacattttcatcatacatcattaataaatattatttacaatttgacaaaattaaaatttactACAGCAAGTCATAttgatgtaatatataaaaatgttgaaGAAAATTTAGAAAACTGTAATGTTACTACTTTATGTGAATTGttgtatacattttatatgaatgaaataaatgaagaacataaaattaatcgaatttttgaaaatattaaatatgaacaatttaATACTACCAAAACAGCTATCTTGATTGATTTTATACATGCAgcaacatattataataaatatattgagaaagaaaaattatttagtttaatagatttattatttaaaagagCAATTCCAAAATCATTAACATTAATAGCAAAAATAAGAGAaccaatatatttcttatctGCCCATagtaattttaaatatgacttaaataatatttctccTTCATGGTTAAACGCAATGAATGATTTTTTAAGAATTGATCATGAAAAATTACAAGCCTTAAAAACATTCCATGAAGTAcaaaatgtattaaataCAGTAGCTCCAAATTTCAAACTCAATTTTGTACCATTACAAATTGTCGAATCTTATTCTGTTGATTTTATTGagcatgaaaaaaaaatcattattGATCTTGATACAATAGTAAGACATACATCCTTTCAAATGAAACATCAACACTTTGAACAACTTGGATATAAAACAGCTAAAGTACATTTTTGGAAATGGAGAAAATGTAGATCGGAAAAAGAAcaacaaaattatttatgtgatattatatattctgtAACTGACCAAAAGCAAAACCTGGATGAAATTAACCAAGTTGATAATGAAAAGAAGTTGACAATTTCGGAGCAATCTgaataa